In Sagittula stellata E-37, a single genomic region encodes these proteins:
- a CDS encoding ABC transporter ATP-binding protein, with amino-acid sequence MTEILRVEDLKKSYDGFLAVNGVSFAVEQGELKALIGPNGAGKSTCFNMLMGQLKPTAGQVFLDGENVTGQRPREIWRKGVGRTFQITGTYQSMSVIENVQMALMSHHRKLFSMLPRAWKLYREEAFEFLQTVSMADQADRPCSVLAYGDLKRLELAIALTHRPRLLLMDEPTAGMAPSARIELMQLVADIVRDQGVSVLFTEHDMDVVFAHAHHIMVLNRGELIADGSAAEVRENPQVQEVYLGGGTLFKEAQDA; translated from the coding sequence ATGACCGAGATCCTGCGTGTCGAAGACCTCAAGAAAAGTTATGACGGTTTTCTGGCCGTCAACGGCGTGTCCTTTGCGGTGGAACAGGGCGAGCTCAAGGCCCTGATCGGTCCCAACGGCGCCGGTAAATCCACCTGTTTCAACATGCTGATGGGCCAGCTGAAACCGACCGCCGGTCAGGTGTTTCTGGACGGCGAAAACGTGACCGGCCAGCGCCCCCGTGAGATCTGGCGCAAGGGGGTCGGCCGCACATTCCAGATCACCGGCACCTACCAGTCGATGAGCGTGATCGAGAACGTGCAGATGGCGCTGATGAGCCACCACCGCAAACTCTTCTCGATGCTGCCCCGCGCATGGAAACTGTACCGCGAGGAGGCTTTCGAGTTCCTGCAAACAGTGTCGATGGCCGATCAGGCCGACCGCCCCTGCTCGGTTCTGGCCTACGGCGACCTCAAGCGGCTCGAACTGGCCATCGCCCTCACCCACCGCCCCCGCCTGTTGCTGATGGACGAACCCACCGCCGGCATGGCGCCCTCGGCGCGCATCGAACTGATGCAGCTGGTGGCCGATATCGTGCGCGATCAGGGCGTGTCCGTCCTTTTTACCGAGCACGACATGGACGTGGTCTTTGCCCACGCGCATCACATCATGGTGCTGAACCGGGGCGAGCTGATTGCCGACGGCAGCGCCGCAGAGGTGCGTGAAAATCCGCAGGTCCAAGAGGTTTATCTGGGCGGCGGCACGTTGTTCAAGGAGGCGCAGGATGCTTAA
- a CDS encoding aromatic ring-hydroxylating dioxygenase subunit alpha, whose protein sequence is MSNFIRNAWYVAAWSTEIDDDLRRFTILGDHVVMYRKSDGGVVALEDRCPHRLLPLSKGKRVGDNVQCGYHGLTFDCSGACVRVPGQTNLPKSAYVEAFPTEERHGIVWIWMGDAARADTSKIFDMPEFTDPGWKVHHGDALHLRSNYLNVAENLVDPAHVSFVHPTTLGNAASENVPVHVQTEGEAIVAWRWIRDAEPIGFFKGFGGFTGNVDRWHYYYLYTPCTAVIDFGSAPAEEAIAEDERDKGVRIFALHFITPVTETYSIDRWMHIRNTALDDPEAETTMDKMFRTAFQEDKDILEAVQEEENRPAKRRPIRIAIDKGPLVYRKRINDLIELERTEDLASDPSPAFVYHD, encoded by the coding sequence ATGTCGAATTTCATACGCAACGCCTGGTACGTCGCCGCATGGTCGACCGAGATCGACGACGACCTGCGCCGCTTTACCATCCTTGGCGATCACGTCGTCATGTACCGCAAATCCGATGGCGGGGTGGTTGCCCTCGAAGACCGCTGCCCGCACCGCCTGCTGCCGCTGTCGAAGGGCAAGCGTGTGGGCGACAATGTGCAATGCGGCTATCACGGGCTGACGTTCGACTGTTCGGGGGCATGCGTGCGGGTGCCGGGCCAGACCAACCTACCCAAATCCGCCTATGTCGAGGCCTTCCCCACCGAAGAACGCCACGGCATCGTCTGGATCTGGATGGGCGACGCCGCCCGCGCAGACACCAGCAAGATCTTCGACATGCCCGAATTCACCGACCCGGGCTGGAAGGTTCACCACGGCGACGCCCTGCACCTCAGGTCCAACTACCTGAACGTGGCCGAAAACCTCGTCGACCCCGCGCATGTGAGCTTTGTCCACCCCACCACGCTGGGCAACGCGGCGTCGGAAAACGTGCCCGTGCATGTCCAGACCGAAGGCGAGGCGATTGTCGCCTGGCGCTGGATCCGCGATGCCGAGCCCATCGGGTTCTTCAAGGGCTTCGGCGGCTTTACCGGCAACGTCGACCGCTGGCATTACTACTACCTCTACACGCCCTGCACCGCCGTGATCGACTTCGGCTCGGCCCCCGCCGAGGAGGCCATTGCCGAGGATGAACGCGACAAGGGCGTCCGCATCTTCGCCCTGCATTTCATCACCCCGGTGACCGAGACCTATTCCATCGACCGCTGGATGCACATCCGCAACACCGCGCTTGACGATCCCGAGGCCGAGACAACCATGGACAAGATGTTCCGCACCGCCTTTCAGGAGGACAAGGACATCCTTGAAGCCGTGCAAGAGGAAGAGAACCGCCCCGCCAAGCGACGCCCCATCCGCATCGCCATCGACAAGGGACCTCTGGTGTACCGCAAGCGGATCAACGACCTTATCGAACTCGAACGCACCGAAGATCTGGCAAGCGACCCCTCGCCTGCCTTTGTCTACCACGACTAA
- a CDS encoding ABC transporter permease, with translation MAFFFAQLLTGLANACSLFLVASGLSLIFGVTRIVNFAHGSFYMLGAFVGVTLMQVLPGAMGFWGAILLTGLVVGAIGAFVEMVVLRPIYRAPELFQLVATFGVILVIQDLALMVWGAEDRMGPRAPGLRGVWRIFGEPVPKYDLVIIAITPLILFALWYLITKTRVGVLVRAATQDREMVGALGVNQAWLFTGVFALGSALAGWGGALQLPKGGADLLMDFNIIGAAFVVVVIGGMGSLPGAFIAAVLISVLNVFGVTYLPQSTLVLMFVVMAVVLIIRPYGLLGREEVAGEHGQVGAPESPIRPYGPTGQMVVVALLLMLAALPLFADRFVLILLIDMLVFALFAASLHFILGTGGMVSFGHAAFFGGGAYAAALLVYHLETPMEIAFLFAPLAAGLLALGIGWFCIRLSGVYFAMLTLAFSQLVWSMAYQWRDLTRGDDGLVNIWPASWLSGTTPFYYFTLAFGVGGILVLRHIIHSPFGYALRAGRDSPRQAEAMGINVKRVQHVAFGLAGVMAGLAGGIFVFSKGSVFPTELEIGASFDALIVVFLGGVKTLAGGVVGAGFMTVVEDWLTRLEYWRLVLGLVIIAVVIIAPEGIVGTLRSTWAKFRGTNDEAVK, from the coding sequence ATGGCCTTTTTCTTTGCCCAGCTCCTGACCGGCCTCGCCAATGCCTGCTCGCTGTTCCTGGTGGCCTCGGGCCTGTCGCTGATCTTCGGCGTCACCCGGATCGTCAACTTTGCCCACGGGTCGTTCTACATGCTGGGCGCCTTCGTCGGCGTCACCTTGATGCAGGTGCTGCCCGGTGCCATGGGGTTCTGGGGGGCGATCCTTCTGACCGGCCTTGTGGTCGGCGCCATCGGGGCCTTTGTCGAAATGGTGGTGCTGCGCCCGATCTACCGCGCCCCCGAACTGTTCCAGCTGGTTGCCACCTTCGGCGTGATCCTCGTCATCCAGGACCTTGCCCTGATGGTCTGGGGCGCTGAAGACCGCATGGGCCCGCGTGCGCCCGGCCTGCGCGGCGTCTGGCGCATCTTCGGCGAACCGGTGCCCAAGTACGATCTGGTGATCATCGCCATCACCCCGCTGATCCTATTTGCCCTGTGGTATCTCATCACCAAGACACGGGTCGGCGTGCTGGTCCGCGCCGCCACGCAAGACCGCGAGATGGTCGGCGCACTTGGCGTCAATCAGGCCTGGCTGTTCACCGGCGTCTTTGCCCTCGGCTCGGCGCTGGCCGGCTGGGGCGGCGCGCTGCAACTGCCCAAGGGCGGGGCCGATCTTCTGATGGATTTCAACATCATCGGCGCGGCCTTCGTCGTCGTGGTGATCGGCGGCATGGGATCGCTGCCCGGGGCCTTCATTGCGGCGGTGCTGATCTCGGTGCTGAACGTCTTTGGCGTCACCTATCTGCCGCAATCCACGCTGGTGCTGATGTTTGTCGTCATGGCCGTGGTCCTGATCATCCGCCCCTACGGCCTGCTCGGCCGGGAGGAAGTCGCGGGCGAACACGGACAGGTCGGCGCACCCGAAAGCCCGATCCGCCCCTACGGCCCCACCGGTCAGATGGTGGTGGTCGCCCTGTTGCTCATGCTGGCTGCCCTGCCCCTGTTTGCCGACCGCTTCGTGCTGATCCTGCTGATCGACATGTTGGTCTTTGCCCTCTTCGCCGCCTCGCTGCATTTCATCCTTGGCACCGGTGGCATGGTCAGCTTTGGCCACGCGGCGTTCTTTGGCGGCGGCGCCTATGCCGCGGCGCTGCTGGTCTATCATCTCGAAACCCCGATGGAGATCGCATTCCTGTTTGCCCCGCTAGCCGCCGGCCTGCTGGCGCTGGGGATCGGCTGGTTCTGCATCCGCCTCAGCGGTGTTTACTTTGCCATGCTCACGCTGGCCTTTTCACAGCTGGTCTGGTCGATGGCCTATCAATGGCGCGACCTGACGCGCGGCGATGACGGGCTGGTCAACATCTGGCCTGCAAGCTGGCTGAGCGGCACGACCCCGTTCTATTACTTCACCCTGGCCTTCGGTGTCGGCGGCATCCTGGTGCTGCGCCACATCATCCATTCGCCTTTTGGCTATGCTTTGCGCGCAGGCCGAGACAGCCCGCGTCAGGCCGAGGCGATGGGCATCAATGTCAAGCGCGTCCAGCACGTCGCCTTCGGGCTGGCAGGCGTCATGGCCGGGCTGGCGGGCGGCATCTTCGTCTTCTCCAAAGGGTCCGTCTTCCCGACCGAACTGGAGATCGGGGCCTCTTTCGACGCGCTCATCGTGGTCTTCCTTGGCGGTGTCAAAACGCTCGCCGGTGGCGTCGTCGGCGCGGGCTTCATGACGGTGGTCGAAGACTGGCTGACCCGGCTCGAATACTGGCGTCTGGTTCTGGGCCTTGTCATCATCGCCGTGGTCATCATCGCGCCCGAAGGCATCGTCGGCACCCTGCGCAGCACGTGGGCCAAATTCCGCGGCACCAACGATGAGGCCGTCAAATGA
- a CDS encoding M20 family metallopeptidase produces the protein MLSTAAVSALADRKAPTFIDLSDRLWGMPELRWEEVRSVEEHIAAAEAEGFAITRNLAGMPTAFMAECGEGDITIGFLGEYDALAGLSQEAGLTEQKPLEQGGKGHGCHHNLLGSASLLAAVTLRDALAEAGVKARVRYFGCPAEEGGSGKTYMAREGSFDGLDAAFCWHPAPYNAVMSAATLANKQAYFRFTGRSSHAAVSPEVGRSALDALELMNIGINFMREHMSSNCRVHYSITDTGGTSPNVVQGYAEGLYLVRAPRLDQAEDLYARVLRIAEGAALMSDTTFEVVFDRATSGILPNRALEEAMHEAFEEIGAPAFDETDHDYADRLAAAALTDSDRRASAEAFGAELEYPRNLHEGILALPTEPGLFFGSTDVGDVSNVVPVAQCLTATTVIGTPFHTWQTVTQGKMPHAHKAMVTAAKVMASTAARVVRDPDLRSAAQAEFDKRRGGKAYRSPMPDDKMPPKNSRSS, from the coding sequence ATGCTGTCGACAGCGGCCGTTTCGGCGCTCGCCGACCGCAAGGCCCCGACCTTCATCGACCTGAGCGACCGGCTCTGGGGCATGCCGGAGCTGCGCTGGGAAGAGGTCCGCTCCGTCGAGGAGCATATCGCGGCGGCGGAAGCCGAAGGGTTTGCCATCACCCGCAACCTGGCGGGCATGCCCACCGCCTTCATGGCCGAATGTGGCGAGGGCGACATCACGATCGGGTTCCTCGGCGAATACGACGCCCTCGCGGGTCTCTCGCAAGAGGCAGGGCTGACCGAACAGAAACCGCTGGAGCAGGGCGGCAAGGGACATGGCTGCCACCACAACCTGCTGGGCAGCGCGTCCCTGCTGGCCGCCGTCACCCTGCGCGACGCGCTGGCCGAGGCCGGGGTCAAGGCCCGGGTGCGCTATTTCGGCTGCCCGGCAGAGGAAGGCGGCTCGGGCAAGACCTACATGGCCCGCGAAGGCAGCTTCGACGGTCTCGACGCGGCCTTCTGCTGGCATCCCGCGCCCTACAATGCCGTCATGTCCGCGGCCACGCTCGCCAACAAGCAAGCCTATTTCCGCTTCACCGGGCGGTCGTCCCACGCCGCCGTCAGCCCCGAAGTCGGGCGCAGCGCGCTCGACGCGCTCGAGCTCATGAACATCGGCATCAACTTCATGCGCGAACACATGTCGTCGAACTGCCGCGTGCATTATTCGATCACCGACACCGGCGGGACGTCGCCGAACGTGGTGCAGGGCTATGCCGAGGGCCTCTATCTGGTGCGCGCGCCCCGGTTGGACCAGGCGGAAGACCTCTATGCGCGGGTGCTTCGCATCGCCGAGGGGGCGGCCCTGATGAGCGACACGACCTTCGAGGTGGTCTTTGATCGCGCGACCTCGGGCATCCTGCCGAACCGGGCCCTGGAAGAGGCGATGCACGAGGCATTCGAGGAAATCGGCGCGCCGGCCTTCGACGAGACCGACCATGACTATGCCGACCGTCTTGCGGCCGCGGCGCTGACCGACAGCGACCGCCGCGCCAGCGCCGAGGCGTTCGGTGCCGAACTGGAATACCCGCGCAACCTGCACGAGGGCATCCTGGCCTTGCCGACAGAGCCAGGGCTGTTCTTCGGCTCAACCGATGTGGGCGATGTCAGCAACGTCGTTCCTGTCGCGCAATGCCTGACGGCGACCACAGTCATCGGCACCCCGTTCCACACCTGGCAGACGGTCACGCAGGGCAAGATGCCCCACGCCCACAAGGCGATGGTCACCGCCGCCAAGGTGATGGCCAGCACCGCCGCCCGCGTTGTGCGCGATCCCGACCTGCGCAGTGCCGCGCAGGCCGAGTTTGACAAGCGTCGGGGCGGAAAGGCCTACCGGTCGCCGATGCCGGACGACAAGATGCCACCGAAGAACTCCCGATCGTCCTGA
- a CDS encoding ABC transporter ATP-binding protein: MLNVEGIHSYYGKAHILNGLSFQIGRGEVVALLGRNGAGKSTTMKSVLQLVRPRTGRVMFQGTDLVGAPAFRVAKAGIGYVPEDRRIFTDLTVMENLEVGRQPRRDGAPTWSVEQLFDIFPNLAERRNNRGKHMSGGEQQMLTIARTLMGNPLLLLLDEPSEGIAPVIVEEMANTILKLKAEGLTVMISEQNLHFARAVADRAIIIEGGEKKFDGSFAELEAHPEIRDAYLSV, translated from the coding sequence ATGCTTAACGTCGAGGGCATTCACAGCTATTACGGCAAGGCCCATATCCTGAACGGCCTGTCCTTCCAGATCGGCCGGGGCGAGGTCGTGGCCCTGCTGGGGCGCAACGGCGCGGGCAAATCCACCACCATGAAATCGGTGTTGCAACTGGTCCGGCCCCGCACGGGCCGGGTCATGTTCCAGGGCACCGACCTTGTCGGCGCACCGGCCTTTCGCGTCGCCAAGGCCGGCATCGGCTATGTGCCCGAAGACCGCCGCATCTTCACCGACCTGACGGTGATGGAAAACCTCGAAGTCGGCCGCCAACCCCGCCGCGACGGCGCGCCGACGTGGAGCGTCGAGCAACTGTTCGACATCTTCCCCAACCTGGCCGAACGCCGAAACAACCGTGGCAAACATATGTCGGGCGGCGAACAGCAAATGCTGACCATCGCCCGCACGCTTATGGGCAACCCGCTGCTCTTGTTGCTCGACGAACCCTCAGAAGGCATTGCGCCGGTGATCGTCGAAGAGATGGCCAATACAATTCTCAAGCTCAAGGCCGAAGGGCTGACGGTGATGATCTCGGAACAGAACCTGCACTTTGCCCGCGCCGTTGCCGACCGCGCCATCATCATCGAAGGCGGCGAGAAGAAGTTCGACGGCAGCTTTGCCGAACTCGAAGCCCATCCCGAAATCCGCGATGCCTACCTGTCGGTCTGA
- a CDS encoding amino acid synthesis family protein, whose protein sequence is MKLRRLITLVEETRIEMGQPISPPARRALAAAVIANPYAGRYVEDLAELIGTGAELGALLGTEALAALGCAAGDVQGYGKAALVGEDGELEHAAALLHPTLGAPLRDVLGGGKALVPSSKAMGGPGTVIDVPLGHKDAAYVRSHFDGMRLQLPDAPRRGEIVVAVALQLGGRPNPRVSGLTHAEVTGADGLR, encoded by the coding sequence GTGAAGCTGCGCCGCCTCATAACGCTGGTCGAAGAGACGCGGATAGAGATGGGCCAACCCATCTCGCCCCCGGCCCGCCGCGCGCTGGCGGCGGCGGTCATCGCCAACCCCTACGCGGGCCGCTACGTCGAAGACCTTGCCGAGCTCATCGGCACCGGCGCTGAGCTCGGCGCGCTGCTGGGCACCGAGGCGCTGGCCGCATTGGGCTGTGCCGCGGGCGACGTTCAGGGCTATGGCAAGGCCGCCCTTGTCGGTGAAGACGGTGAGCTGGAACATGCCGCGGCCCTTCTCCACCCGACGCTCGGCGCGCCCCTGCGCGACGTGCTGGGCGGCGGCAAGGCGCTGGTGCCCTCCTCCAAGGCGATGGGGGGGCCGGGAACCGTCATCGACGTGCCGCTGGGCCACAAGGACGCCGCCTATGTGCGCAGCCACTTCGACGGGATGCGCCTGCAATTGCCTGACGCCCCGCGCCGTGGTGAAATCGTCGTGGCCGTGGCGCTGCAACTGGGCGGGCGGCCCAACCCCCGCGTCAGCGGACTGACACACGCTGAAGTCACAGGTGCGGACGGGCTGCGCTAG
- a CDS encoding ABC transporter substrate-binding protein produces MTFTRRTLLAATTALALAPVAALAQDTIKIGEINHYKRMAAFAEPYKMGIELGLKEINDAGGVLGKPLEFIFRDDQGDPAEAVKIAEELMTRDGAVMLTGSILSHVGLALSSFAAEKGYLYLAAEPLADSLVWTSGNPNTFRLRASTWIQAAMLAEEAAKTDAVKYATIAPNYAYGQDAVAAFKENLKRLKPEVEFVAEQWPALFKIDAGAEVQAIERAKPDAIYNVTFGTDLAKFVREGGDRGLFDGRPVYGLLSGEPEYLEPLGDEAPEGWFVTGYPWYGFEDGTAEKAFVDAYMAETGETPKIGSLVGYLDVISIAAAIEKAGATDTDSLIAAFEGLEIPDTPIGTLMYREVDNQSNMGAYVGTLAMQDGKGVMVDWTYKSPDGYMPSDEEIKAMRPAE; encoded by the coding sequence ATGACCTTCACGCGACGCACCCTGCTCGCTGCTACCACCGCCCTTGCACTGGCCCCTGTGGCCGCCTTGGCGCAGGACACGATCAAGATCGGTGAGATCAACCACTACAAGCGCATGGCGGCCTTTGCCGAGCCCTACAAGATGGGTATCGAACTGGGCCTCAAGGAAATCAACGACGCCGGCGGTGTGCTGGGCAAACCGCTGGAATTCATCTTCCGCGACGATCAGGGCGACCCCGCTGAAGCTGTCAAGATTGCAGAAGAGCTGATGACCCGTGACGGGGCCGTCATGCTGACCGGCTCGATCCTTTCGCACGTCGGTCTGGCGCTGTCCTCTTTTGCCGCTGAAAAGGGCTATCTCTACCTTGCCGCCGAGCCGCTGGCCGACAGCCTTGTGTGGACCTCGGGCAACCCCAACACCTTCCGCCTGCGCGCCTCGACCTGGATTCAGGCCGCGATGCTGGCCGAAGAAGCCGCCAAGACCGACGCGGTGAAATACGCGACCATCGCGCCCAACTATGCCTACGGTCAGGATGCCGTCGCCGCCTTCAAGGAGAACCTCAAGCGGCTCAAGCCCGAGGTCGAATTCGTCGCGGAACAATGGCCCGCCCTGTTCAAAATCGACGCCGGCGCCGAGGTGCAGGCCATCGAACGCGCCAAACCCGACGCGATCTACAACGTCACCTTCGGCACCGACCTTGCCAAGTTCGTGCGTGAGGGCGGCGACCGTGGCCTTTTCGACGGCCGCCCGGTCTATGGCCTGCTGTCCGGCGAGCCCGAGTATCTGGAACCGCTGGGCGATGAAGCCCCCGAGGGCTGGTTCGTCACCGGCTATCCCTGGTACGGCTTTGAAGACGGCACGGCGGAAAAAGCCTTTGTGGATGCCTACATGGCCGAAACCGGCGAAACGCCCAAGATCGGCTCGCTGGTCGGTTACCTCGACGTGATCTCCATCGCCGCCGCTATCGAAAAGGCCGGTGCCACCGACACGGACTCGCTGATTGCCGCCTTCGAAGGGCTGGAAATCCCCGACACACCCATCGGCACGCTGATGTATCGCGAGGTCGACAACCAGTCGAACATGGGCGCCTATGTCGGCACCCTCGCGATGCAGGACGGCAAGGGTGTCATGGTCGACTGGACCTATAAATCGCCCGACGGCTACATGCCTTCGGACGAAGAAATCAAGGCGATGCGCCCGGCGGAATAA
- a CDS encoding MarR family winged helix-turn-helix transcriptional regulator, with protein sequence MSETTQPRTSADHGYVLDEQIGFLLRKAYQRNSNIFLELVPGRLTTTQFAIMHRLAEDGPMSQNLLGRSVAMDGATTKGVVDRLIARELLVTRRDPKDRRRHLVSLTPKGIALINEAVEAAIRVTNETLAPLREREKETLLRLLAKII encoded by the coding sequence TTGAGCGAGACCACACAGCCCCGCACCAGTGCAGATCATGGCTATGTGCTGGACGAGCAGATCGGCTTTCTTTTGCGCAAAGCCTATCAGCGTAATTCGAACATCTTTCTCGAACTTGTACCGGGCAGGCTGACCACAACCCAGTTTGCAATCATGCACCGTCTGGCCGAAGACGGACCGATGTCGCAAAACCTGTTGGGCCGCTCGGTCGCAATGGACGGTGCCACCACCAAAGGTGTGGTCGACCGCCTCATTGCACGCGAGCTTCTGGTCACCCGCCGCGACCCGAAAGATCGCCGCAGACACCTTGTTTCCCTGACCCCAAAGGGTATCGCCCTGATCAATGAAGCGGTCGAGGCCGCCATCCGCGTCACCAACGAAACCCTCGCCCCCCTGCGCGAGCGTGAAAAGGAAACGCTGCTGCGGCTGCTGGCCAAGATTATCTGA
- a CDS encoding ABC transporter ATP-binding protein yields the protein MTEAPILEIRNLSKTFSQPVSLGGRIANLFGGKNRPVHVHAVQDVDITVESGEVVGIVGESGCGKSTVARMLAGISTPSGGSLRWRGKDVAEMTAKEHRAFDLGVQMIFQDPFASLNPRMRIGDIIGEAAVKHGRITRREQRDYVVSLMEKVGLSGAYIDRFPHQFSGGQRQRIGIARALAVNPDLIICDESVAALDVSIQAQVLNLFMDLRDELDLTYLFISHNLGVVEHISDRVVIMYLGRVVEVAPTDALYGDPNHPYTRLLIEQVPSLEAGKRDYAPIAGELPSPLDPPSGCAFNPRCPWATERCRTERPALREIAPGRLSACHLNDPA from the coding sequence ATGACCGAGGCCCCCATTCTCGAGATCCGCAACCTGTCCAAGACCTTTTCGCAGCCGGTGAGCCTGGGCGGTCGGATCGCCAATCTCTTTGGCGGCAAGAACCGGCCGGTCCATGTGCACGCCGTTCAGGACGTGGATATCACCGTCGAGAGCGGCGAGGTGGTCGGCATCGTCGGCGAGTCCGGCTGTGGAAAATCGACCGTCGCCCGGATGCTCGCCGGGATCAGCACGCCTTCGGGTGGCAGCCTGCGCTGGCGCGGCAAGGACGTGGCCGAGATGACCGCGAAAGAGCATCGCGCCTTCGACCTTGGCGTTCAGATGATCTTTCAGGATCCCTTCGCCTCTCTCAACCCGCGCATGCGGATCGGCGACATCATCGGTGAGGCGGCGGTCAAACATGGCCGGATCACGCGCCGGGAGCAGCGCGATTACGTCGTTTCGCTCATGGAGAAGGTGGGGCTGTCGGGGGCCTACATCGACCGGTTCCCGCACCAGTTTTCCGGCGGCCAGCGCCAGCGCATCGGGATCGCCCGGGCGCTTGCGGTCAACCCGGACCTGATCATCTGCGACGAATCCGTCGCAGCACTCGATGTGTCGATCCAGGCGCAGGTCCTCAACCTCTTCATGGATTTGCGGGACGAGCTCGACCTCACCTATCTCTTCATTTCCCATAACCTGGGCGTGGTGGAGCATATCTCCGACCGGGTGGTGATCATGTATCTCGGCCGCGTGGTAGAGGTGGCGCCGACGGACGCGCTTTATGGCGATCCGAACCATCCCTACACCCGCCTCCTGATCGAACAGGTGCCCAGCCTTGAGGCCGGCAAGCGCGATTACGCCCCGATCGCGGGCGAACTCCCTTCGCCGCTCGATCCGCCGTCGGGCTGCGCGTTCAACCCGCGCTGTCCCTGGGCGACCGAGCGCTGCCGCACGGAGCGTCCCGCGCTGCGCGAGATCGCCCCGGGGCGCCTTTCCGCGTGCCATCTGAACGATCCGGCCTGA
- a CDS encoding ABC transporter ATP-binding protein: MTARQTTDIKPLLRVQNLQTHFLTRLGAVKAVDGVDLELAPGEILGLVGESGSGKSITGFSILGLIDPPGRIVGGSIEFEGRDLLAMKERELRRLRGNDIAVVFQDPSMTLNPVLRVDTQMIEAIQAHETVSTKAARQRARDVLVKVGIPSPDERLHCYPFELSGGMRQRIAIAIALLNRPRLIIADEPTTALDVSIQGQIIHEVRELCRDTGTALIWVTHDLAVIAGLADRIAVMYAGRIVETGETDEIIHHPMHPYTRGLIDSVPSGSTRGARLHQIEGMTPSLLELGEGCAFRDRCHRATGQCRETPGVTSLGATREFRCWHPEPGAEQ, encoded by the coding sequence ATGACCGCCCGTCAGACGACAGACATCAAGCCGCTTCTGCGGGTGCAGAACCTCCAGACCCATTTCCTCACGCGCCTCGGAGCGGTCAAGGCGGTGGACGGCGTCGACCTTGAACTCGCGCCCGGCGAAATTCTGGGTCTTGTGGGCGAGTCGGGCTCCGGCAAGTCCATCACCGGGTTTTCGATCCTCGGTCTGATCGACCCGCCAGGGCGCATCGTCGGCGGCAGCATCGAGTTCGAGGGCCGCGACCTGCTGGCCATGAAAGAGCGGGAGCTTCGCCGCCTGCGGGGCAACGACATCGCGGTGGTCTTCCAGGACCCGTCGATGACGCTCAACCCGGTTCTCAGGGTCGATACCCAGATGATCGAGGCGATCCAGGCGCATGAGACCGTCAGCACCAAGGCCGCCCGGCAGCGGGCGCGGGACGTGCTGGTCAAGGTCGGCATCCCGTCGCCCGACGAGCGGCTGCACTGCTATCCCTTCGAGCTGTCGGGCGGGATGCGCCAGCGGATCGCCATCGCCATCGCGCTGCTGAACCGGCCGCGCCTGATCATCGCGGATGAGCCGACCACGGCGCTCGACGTGTCGATCCAGGGGCAGATCATCCACGAAGTGCGCGAGCTGTGCCGGGACACCGGCACCGCGCTGATCTGGGTGACGCACGACCTCGCGGTCATTGCCGGCCTCGCCGACCGCATCGCGGTGATGTACGCGGGCCGGATCGTCGAGACGGGTGAGACCGACGAGATCATCCATCACCCGATGCATCCCTATACGCGCGGCCTGATCGATTCAGTCCCGTCGGGCAGCACCCGTGGCGCGCGGCTTCACCAGATCGAAGGCATGACACCCTCGCTGCTTGAGCTGGGCGAGGGCTGCGCCTTTCGCGACCGCTGCCACCGCGCCACCGGGCAATGCCGCGAAACACCGGGCGTCACCTCGCTCGGGGCGACGCGGGAATTCCGGTGCTGGCACCCCGAACCCGGAGCAGAGCAATGA